CAATTGATATCACAGGAAGGTAAATGTTGGGTTAGGCTAGTGTTGATCCCACTCTTCATCGTGGCGAAGGCCAGGGTAAGTTGTTCAGGTAGTCGAGAGGTTGGACCTGCTCTTCTCCGTGAGGGAGGTCAGGTTGTAGTGGGGGCTGGACATGCCTATTGACCCTCACAGGGAGGTAGGTTGTTTGGGCAGTTTGGGATTGGACCCACTCTCACTTGTTGATGCTCACGAGGAAGGTAAGTTGTCGGGCAGCTGAGAGCTGGCATGTACTCTGCCGTGGGAGGGATAAAGTAGCCTTAGGAATTACACTCATCCATTGGTACCCTATGGGGGAGGTAATTAGTTGTTGGAGATTTACGTTGATGTAAATTACGTTGATGGAGATTACGTTCATGGAGATAACATTGATGGAGATTGTGTTGATGAAGATTAAGTTGGCATCAGGCAGTTGAGTGCTGACCTACACTGACCTACAAGAGGGATAAAGTAGCCTTTGGCGTAACTCATCCCTTTGGTGCCTCACGGGGAGGTAAGTAGTTGTTAGAGATTTTGCTGATGGAGATTTACGTTGATGAAGATTACGTTGTTGGCGATAGGgagtttatacattttattCCTAAAAAGTCACACTTTCATTAATAGAATATGTGTTGTTGACATGGAaatgtaaattacaaatcattaaacttTTAGCAATAAAACTTTAGTAGGTGTTTGGCATTCCATGGGTGTGGTAGTTTGTTCCCTTGGGAGTCCTGTAGCCATTAGGAACTTGGGTGGTTGTTGGCAGTGACCACGTAGGGGCCTTCCATTGAGGGCATAGCTTCCCTTCGTCTTGGGTAGTTGTTCCCGTTTGCTTTAGCATGAGGTCCCCAATCTTGAATGCCCTTAGGCATATCCGCTTATTGAAATATCGCTCTGCCCTCCTCTTGTTGATGGCTGTTCTCACTTCCACTTCAAGCCTGATCTCTTCCAAGCTACTCTTCTAGTCACTCGTTGTTGGAGTTTTGCTTAAACTGCTGCACCTTGTAGGTAGTGATCCCGACTTCAACTAGCGGCATCGCCAAATGGCCGTAAGTGAGGGTGAATGAAGTCTCTCCCATCGAGGTCCTCACCGTGATCCGTTAGGCCCATAGAAGTATGGGGAGTTCCTTCGCGCAAGTGCCCTTTCTGTCACTAAGCTTCTTCTTGAGTATTCCCATCTGCATCTTATTGGTTGCCTCCACCTTCCTGTTGGACTGGGGATGTCCCGGGTACAAGTAGTGGAATTTGATACCCATTTTCCAGCACCAATCTTGGTAGTGGTCAAAGTCAAGTTGCCTCCCATTATCTAATATGATGATGCGGGGGATGCTGAATCTACAAATGGCTATCTTCCATAGAAAACATGTGATGTTGCTTTCTGTGATTGTTGCTAACGCCTCAATCTCTACTCACATGGTGAACTAATCTACCGCCACCACTACAAATCTTACTCCTCCTTTGCTTGAGTAAGGGGTCCTTCCAGGTTGATTCCCCATTGCGAAGGGCTATGGCAATGTGATCGATGTCAGTTCATTTGGTAGGTGATGAGACATTCTGGAGTACTTTTGGCATTTCTTGTACTTCCGCACGTACTCCTTAGAATCCTCAAGGGCGCGCTGCAAGCAATTCCCTGCTCTCATCACTTTGTTTTCTAGCACCTGCCCTCCTAAGTGGTCACCACATATTCTCTCATGCACTCCTGCTAGCACGAATTGGGCTTCTTTGAATGGGATGCACCTCAAGAGTGGTGTGGAGTATCGCATTCGATACAGGATGCCTTTGACTATAGTGTAACGCGCTGCTGTGTTCTTGATCTTCCTGGCTTCCCACGTATCATCGTGTACCTCGTTGGCATCTATGTATTTGATAATATCCAACGCCCACCCTGGGGCTCCCGGTTTGACTTCCACTACCTCAATCCCCATGGTAGGTATCTCAACGGTCTCAATTACCATTCACTCTAGTAGGAGAGAATTTTCTTGCCTGGATGTTGCTCGTGTTAACTTGTCCACCTTTTGATTCTGGACCCTTGGAACTTGCTGAATTTGGAAGTATCTTAAGTGGGTGCGCTCAACCTCTATTAGTGTTagatactttttcaatttttcactctTCACTGCGAATTCTCCCCATACTTGGCTGACCACTACCTGGAAGTCAGCTCGTACCTCTACTTCCTCAGTGCCCAAAGACTTGGCAATTGTTAGGCCAAAGAACAATGCCTTGTTGTTCATAGTTTTGAACGCCACTTTAATGGCGTAATCATGTTCTTCACCTTTGTCTGTAACAATATGTACCTCCACTCTCTCTCTAGTCTGGCAAGCCGATGAATTCTGTAATAAAATCTACCAACACTTGCCATTTGACCAAATTCCAAGGTACATACTCGATGTTGAATTTGCTCAACTCCACGACCTAGTTTGTGAGGCAGCTTGAGGCGTCAGGTCTTTGTAGGATCTTCTTCAGGGTGTCTTGGTGAGAACCTTTATTGGGTGAACTCTATATAAAGTAGCACAACCAATAGAAATAAAgacaaaaactaaaagaactGTTTGTCAATATTGAATGAAAAGTTTGTACATTGAATCCCTATACATGAAGTCACACTTGTCAAAATTAAAAGCAAGAAAAGTCATATTTATAACCAAATGGTGACAAAATTTGTATAGTGGTCCAGTGGTTGTCGTCTGTAATTCCTAATAAGGTATGCATGGCTTCAGACTATGAGGACTGCCAAGTTATTGTTTCTTCTTGTCatggttgttttattttattttagaaaaggtTCCCTAAGCTTTGTGAATAAGAGGTGAATAGATTTTTATGATAAAGGCCCTTAGTGAATTTTTACTTTTGAACCTTGGGGATTCTTAGATTAAAAGGCTTTgaggagatgagatgagatgaagagAAGCCCAATAGGACTTATATGGGTTTCGACCATGCTAGGGAAGGAAGGCCCAAAATATCTTCCAAGCATGTGGTAGGCGCCACATGGCTATTGAGAGACTATTTGGTCATGTGGGTGAGAAACCTAGGAAAAAAGGAAGGTGAGAAACTTGTCCTACATGCAAGAGGTTCTAGAAGGTTGAGTGGAAGATGGTGTCACCTAGAACTAGGGCTTACATGCCACTTTGCATAGGAAAGGCCAACATTGACACTTGTCAAGCATGTGGAGAATATGAGATGGACTTTTGAAGTTTCAAGGAGATCTTACTTGGGAAGAGGAAGAGACATGTTCTAGAAGCACGTTGGAAGagcaaaaggagagagagagaggttagagGCATGCATGGGGGAAGGCCAAGTGACTTGTC
This is a stretch of genomic DNA from Carya illinoinensis cultivar Pawnee chromosome 15, C.illinoinensisPawnee_v1, whole genome shotgun sequence. It encodes these proteins:
- the LOC122296752 gene encoding uncharacterized protein LOC122296752 translates to MVIETVEIPTMGIEVVEVKPGAPGWALDIIKYIDANEVHDDTWEARKIKNTAARYTIVKGILYRMRYSTPLLRCIPFKEAQFVLAGVHERICGDHLGGQVLENKVMRAGNCLQRALEDSKEYVRKYKKCQKYSRMSHHLPNELTSITLP